One genomic window of Pecten maximus chromosome 3, xPecMax1.1, whole genome shotgun sequence includes the following:
- the LOC117323502 gene encoding cholecystokinin receptor-like: protein MNLTIEPPVDLFNTTTVPKFPSLVLINSIIARKFLPLTVVLWIYLVIGVLGNSLVMFVYWARKKPVREDRYFIPILALADLASCVVSSSTGIYAQTYPLMFDDDVGCKMAAFLGILLAGVSANFLVAIAAERYLKLCRPFGRQMTVYVKKVIIAIMVIISLVFAAPALYIYRAEEVPLRMKRGFEIQTWKCIDMKDKQHEAGHVVYKVLLFVITMVRFAVLLFCYGNIIWVIFRQKRFRLRLGSMSSSASTSVSCSHDVEEAMEMKDPNVKGKTSEHVKESGSQHGFQTPFIGNKPRKQSFSDREGSKRKQSLVSTTGSQGRRGSHADRQGVRLSVIFILITIIYIISFGPKVWLMIEQTLNRNFWSSVPPSLLLLYRFLHTFYIVNNIVNPIVYGIMDKRFRIDCKKRFTKCK, encoded by the coding sequence ATGAACCTGACAATCGAACCTCCCGTTGACCTGTTTAATACCACGACAGTACCTAAATTTCCATCACTGGTACTAATCAACAGCATCATCGCTAGAAAATTTCTGCCACTAACGGTAGTGTTATGGATTTACCTCGTGATTGGAGTACTGGGAAACAGTTTAGTGATGTTTGTGTACTGGGCACGTAAGAAACCTGTAAGAGAGGACAGATACTTCATCCCAATTCTAGCGTTGGCAGACTTGGCGTCGTGTGTTGTGTCGTCATCGACCGGAATATACGCTCAGACCTATCCATTAATGTTCGATGATGACGTTGGGTGTAAGATGGCGGCATTTTTGGGTATTCTGCTTGCTGGAGTGTCGGCCAATTTTCTCGTCGCAATTGCTGCGGAACGCTACCTCAAGCTTTGTCGACCATTTGGTCGTCAAATGACTGTTTACGTGAAGAAGGTCATCATCGCCATTATGGTTATAATTAGTTTGGTGTTTGCAGCACCTGcgctgtatatatacagagcTGAGGAGGTACCTCTGAGAATGAAAAGAGGATTCGAAATTCAGACATGgaaatgtattgatatgaaGGACAAACAACACGAAGCAGGACACGTTGTCTACAAAGTACTATTGTTTGTTATAACAATGGTTCGGTTCgcagttttgttgttttgttatggTAACATTATTTGGGTGATATTCCGACAGAAAAGGTTCAGACTAAGATTGGGATCGATGAGTTCAAGCGCAAGCACGTCTGTGTCCTGCAGTCACGATGTTGAGGAAGCCATGGAAATGAAGGACCCTAACGTTAAAGGTAAAACGTCTGAGCATGTCAAAGAAAGCGGATCACAACACGGATTCCAAACGCCTTTCATAGGGAATAAACCCCGCAAACAAAGCTTTTCTGATCGGGAGGGATCGAAACGGAAGCAAAGCCTGGTTTCCACGACGGGATCTCAAGGAAGAAGAGGGAGTCATGCCGACCGACAAGGAGTACGTCTCTCTGTCATCTTCATCCTCATCACCATCATCTACATAATCAGCTTCGGTCCGAAAGTCTGGCTGATGATAGAACAGACCCTAAACCGAAATTTCTGGTCCTCTGTGCCACCAAGTCTGCTTCTTCTTTACCGGTTTCTACATACATTCTACATTGTCAACAACATTGTAAACCCCATTGTGTATGGAATAATGGACAAACGCTTCAGGATTGATTGTAAGAAAcgttttacaaaatgtaaatag